In Streptomyces durocortorensis, a genomic segment contains:
- a CDS encoding gluconokinase: MSTPHVVVVMGVAGTGKTTIGPLLAAELGVPYAEGDDFHPPANIAKMSAGIPLDDDDRRPWLDAIGEWAHGRAGLGGVVSSSALKRIYRDRLRDGAPHVVFLHLTGDRALIEERMADRKGHFMPTALLDSQFATLQPLRADEAGVSVDVSGTPEEITQRAVAALRRLED, encoded by the coding sequence ATGAGCACCCCCCACGTCGTCGTGGTGATGGGCGTAGCAGGAACCGGCAAGACCACGATCGGTCCCCTGCTCGCCGCCGAACTCGGCGTTCCGTACGCCGAGGGCGACGACTTCCATCCCCCGGCGAACATCGCCAAGATGTCGGCCGGCATCCCCCTGGACGACGACGACCGCCGGCCGTGGCTGGACGCCATCGGTGAGTGGGCGCACGGGCGGGCGGGGCTCGGCGGAGTCGTCTCCAGCTCGGCGCTCAAGCGGATCTACCGCGACCGGCTGCGGGACGGCGCCCCGCACGTCGTCTTCCTGCATCTGACCGGTGACCGGGCGCTGATCGAGGAACGGATGGCGGACCGCAAGGGCCACTTCATGCCCACCGCTCTGCTCGACTCCCAGTTCGCGACGTTGCAGCCGCTCCGGGCCGACGAGGCCGGGGTGAGCGTCGACGTGTCCGGCACTCCTGAGGAAATCACCCAGCGAGCCGTCGCCGCGCTGCGCCGGCTCGAAGACTAA
- a CDS encoding DUF202 domain-containing protein, which yields MTAAGDRDPGLQPERTRLAWRRTTLSATVVALLAVRQASHSGATPAALVAVALSALAWLGLLVVAHRRVVHMGVARPEPLASSGALLTALCTVALAGFAAAMLF from the coding sequence GTGACGGCGGCAGGGGACCGGGACCCGGGGCTCCAGCCCGAGCGGACCCGGCTGGCCTGGCGGCGTACCACGCTGTCCGCCACCGTGGTCGCACTGCTCGCCGTGCGGCAGGCCTCGCACAGCGGTGCGACCCCGGCCGCGCTGGTCGCGGTGGCGCTCAGCGCGCTGGCCTGGCTGGGGCTGCTGGTGGTGGCGCACCGCAGGGTGGTGCACATGGGCGTGGCGCGTCCGGAGCCGCTCGCGTCCAGCGGGGCGCTGCTGACGGCGCTGTGCACGGTGGCGCTGGCGGGGTTCGCGGCGGCGATGCTGTTCTGA
- a CDS encoding acyl-CoA dehydrogenase family protein, whose translation MDFAFDARTEELRSRLLAFMDEHVYPAEQVAEEQRALLASPWDTPAVVGELKAEARRQGLWNLFLPDAEYGAGLTNLQYAPLAEITGRSPHLAPTALNCAAPDTGNMEVLLQFGTDEQRKQWLEPLLAGEIRSAFAMTEPEVASSDATNIETRMIREGGDYVINGRKWYISGAMNPDCAVFIVMGKTDPDGDDIRRQQSMILVPRDTPGLEVRRAMRVYGYEDHSHGGHAEVVFHDVRVPAGNLIGEEGGGFAIAQARLGPGRIHHCMRLIGMAERAIELMCRRAVERTAFGRPLAQQGVVQNWIADARVSVEQLRLLVLKTAWLMDTVGNKGAHTEIQAIKIATPRAVVDILDSAVQLHGAGGVSQDFPLAELWAAARTLRLADGPDEVHQRSLARREIKRYV comes from the coding sequence ATGGACTTCGCATTCGACGCCCGTACCGAGGAGCTGCGTTCCCGGCTGCTCGCCTTCATGGACGAGCACGTGTATCCGGCGGAGCAGGTCGCCGAGGAGCAGCGGGCGCTGCTGGCCTCGCCGTGGGACACCCCGGCGGTGGTGGGCGAGCTGAAGGCCGAGGCCCGGCGGCAGGGACTGTGGAACCTCTTCCTGCCGGACGCGGAGTACGGGGCGGGGCTGACGAACCTCCAGTACGCGCCGCTCGCGGAGATCACCGGGCGCTCCCCGCATCTCGCGCCGACCGCGCTGAACTGCGCGGCTCCGGACACCGGGAACATGGAGGTGCTCCTCCAGTTCGGCACCGACGAGCAGCGGAAGCAGTGGCTGGAGCCGCTGCTCGCCGGGGAGATCCGTTCCGCGTTCGCGATGACGGAGCCGGAGGTGGCGTCCTCGGACGCGACGAACATCGAGACCCGGATGATCCGGGAAGGCGGTGACTACGTCATCAACGGGCGCAAGTGGTACATCTCCGGGGCGATGAACCCGGACTGCGCGGTCTTCATCGTGATGGGCAAGACCGACCCGGACGGCGACGACATCCGCCGCCAGCAGTCGATGATCCTGGTCCCCCGCGACACCCCGGGCCTCGAAGTACGGCGCGCCATGCGGGTGTACGGCTATGAGGACCACTCCCACGGCGGTCATGCCGAGGTGGTCTTCCACGACGTACGGGTGCCCGCCGGGAACCTGATCGGCGAGGAGGGCGGGGGCTTCGCCATCGCGCAGGCGCGGCTGGGTCCGGGGCGCATCCACCACTGCATGCGGCTGATCGGGATGGCGGAGCGGGCCATCGAGCTGATGTGCCGGCGCGCGGTGGAACGAACGGCGTTCGGCAGGCCGCTGGCCCAGCAGGGCGTCGTGCAGAACTGGATCGCGGACGCGCGGGTGTCGGTGGAGCAGCTGCGGCTACTGGTGCTGAAGACGGCCTGGCTGATGGACACGGTGGGCAACAAGGGCGCGCACACCGAGATCCAGGCCATCAAGATCGCCACCCCGCGCGCGGTCGTGGACATCCTGGACTCCGCGGTACAGCTGCACGGGGCGGGCGGGGTCAGCCAGGACTTCCCGCTGGCGGAGCTGTGGGCGGCGGCGCGGACGCTTCGGCTGGCGGACGGGCCGGACGAGGTGCACCAGCGGTCGCTGGCCCGGCGGGAGATCAAGCGGTACGTCTGA
- a CDS encoding GntP family permease, which translates to MTSLSVEMLAADAAEPITSAGNAQLGIAVLAGIAVIVLLITKLKMHAFLALTIGSLALGSFAGAAPADTIASFTAGLGSTVASVGVLIALGAILGKLLADSGGADQIVDTILARASRGAMPWAMVLIASIIGLPLFFEVGIVLMIPVVLLVAKRGNFSLMRIGIPALAGLSVMHGLIPPHPGPLVAIDALDANLGVTLALGVLVAVPTVIIAGPVFSRYAARWVDIEPPEKMIPQRPSEELDRRPSFGATLVTILLPVVLMLLKALVEIVVDDPGNSVQRITDVIGSPLIALLAAVLLGMVTLGRAAGFTRGRLAGTVEKSLAPIAGILLIVGAGGGFKQTLIDAGVGRMILDFSENWSVPALLLGWLIAVAIRLATGSATVATISAAGLAAPLAADMSTSHAALLVLAIGAGSLFFSHVNDAGFWLVKEYFGMDVGQTVKTWSVMETIISVVAIAFILPLSLLL; encoded by the coding sequence GTGACCAGTCTCAGCGTCGAGATGCTGGCAGCGGACGCCGCCGAACCGATCACCTCGGCAGGCAACGCGCAGTTGGGCATCGCCGTACTGGCGGGCATCGCCGTCATCGTTCTCCTGATCACCAAGCTGAAGATGCACGCGTTCCTGGCGCTGACCATCGGTTCGCTGGCGCTCGGCTCCTTCGCCGGGGCCGCGCCGGCCGACACGATCGCCAGTTTCACCGCGGGCCTCGGCTCCACCGTCGCGAGCGTGGGCGTCCTCATCGCGCTGGGCGCCATCCTGGGCAAGCTGCTCGCCGACTCCGGCGGGGCGGACCAGATCGTCGACACCATCCTGGCGAGGGCGAGCCGGGGGGCCATGCCGTGGGCGATGGTCCTCATCGCCTCGATCATCGGTCTGCCGCTCTTCTTCGAGGTCGGGATCGTGCTGATGATCCCGGTGGTGCTGCTCGTCGCCAAGCGCGGCAACTTCTCCCTGATGCGGATCGGCATCCCGGCGCTGGCCGGGCTCTCCGTGATGCACGGACTCATCCCGCCGCACCCCGGCCCACTGGTCGCCATCGACGCCCTGGACGCCAACCTCGGCGTGACACTGGCGCTCGGTGTGCTGGTCGCCGTCCCGACAGTGATCATCGCCGGGCCGGTCTTCTCCCGCTACGCCGCGCGCTGGGTGGACATCGAGCCGCCGGAGAAGATGATTCCGCAGCGCCCGTCCGAGGAGCTGGACCGGCGCCCGAGCTTCGGCGCCACCCTGGTGACGATCCTGCTGCCGGTCGTGCTGATGCTGCTCAAGGCGCTCGTCGAGATCGTGGTGGACGACCCCGGGAACAGCGTCCAGCGGATCACCGATGTGATCGGTTCGCCGCTGATCGCGCTGCTCGCCGCCGTACTCCTCGGCATGGTCACCCTCGGCCGGGCCGCCGGGTTCACCAGGGGCCGGCTCGCCGGGACGGTGGAGAAGTCGCTCGCCCCGATCGCCGGGATCCTGCTGATCGTCGGCGCGGGCGGTGGCTTCAAGCAGACGCTGATCGACGCCGGGGTGGGGCGGATGATCCTGGACTTCTCCGAGAACTGGTCGGTCCCCGCCCTGCTGCTCGGCTGGCTGATCGCCGTCGCGATCCGCCTCGCCACCGGTTCGGCCACGGTCGCCACCATCTCCGCCGCCGGTCTGGCCGCCCCGCTCGCGGCCGACATGTCGACCTCGCACGCGGCCCTGCTGGTGCTGGCGATCGGTGCCGGTTCGCTCTTCTTCAGCCATGTGAACGACGCCGGGTTCTGGCTGGTGAAGGAGTACTTCGGGATGGACGTCGGCCAGACCGTGAAGACCTGGTCGGTGATGGAGACGATCATCTCCGTCGTGGCGATCGCCTTCATCCTGCCGCTGTCGCTGTTGCTGTAG
- a CDS encoding ASCH domain-containing protein, with protein MEPREPLSPYLLAFPGPLRDQLVAAVLSGEKVSTSGLLAEYEREREELPPVGERSALIDSEGREVAVLEMTGVRVLPLGEVDLQHALDEGEGYTSVAEWRAAHEAFWHSAEMREALGDPSFTVNDETLIVAERFRVVERLG; from the coding sequence ATGGAACCTCGCGAACCTCTCAGCCCCTACCTTCTCGCCTTTCCCGGGCCGCTGCGCGACCAGCTGGTGGCAGCGGTCCTGTCCGGCGAGAAGGTGTCCACCTCCGGACTGCTGGCCGAGTACGAACGGGAGCGGGAAGAGCTTCCCCCCGTGGGCGAACGGTCCGCGCTGATCGACTCGGAAGGGCGGGAGGTGGCGGTGCTGGAGATGACCGGCGTACGGGTGCTGCCGCTCGGGGAGGTGGATCTGCAGCATGCGCTGGACGAGGGCGAGGGGTACACGTCGGTGGCCGAGTGGCGGGCGGCGCACGAGGCGTTCTGGCACAGCGCGGAGATGCGGGAGGCGCTGGGCGATCCGTCGTTCACGGTGAACGACGAGACGCTGATCGTGGCGGAGCGGTTTCGCGTGGTCGAGCGGCTGGGGTGA
- a CDS encoding NUDIX domain-containing protein yields the protein MTPSDEILDIVDENDEVIGQAPRGEATARGLRHRCVFIEARDAGGRVFVHRRTPTKLVFPSRYDMFVGGVVGAGESYDEAALREAEEELGVSGLPEPEPLFRFLYAGAGHTWWSAVYQVRCELPVVPQAEEVAWHAFLDDGELERRLGEWAWVPDGLEAYRRLREFRSV from the coding sequence ATGACGCCTTCCGACGAGATCCTGGACATCGTCGACGAGAACGACGAGGTCATCGGGCAGGCCCCGCGCGGTGAGGCGACCGCGCGGGGGCTGCGCCACCGCTGCGTGTTCATCGAGGCGCGTGACGCCGGGGGGCGGGTCTTCGTGCACCGCCGCACGCCCACGAAGCTGGTCTTCCCCTCCCGCTACGACATGTTCGTCGGCGGAGTCGTGGGAGCGGGCGAGTCGTACGACGAGGCGGCGCTGCGGGAGGCCGAGGAGGAGTTGGGAGTGTCGGGGCTGCCGGAGCCCGAGCCGCTGTTCCGGTTCCTGTACGCCGGTGCCGGGCATACCTGGTGGTCCGCCGTCTACCAGGTGCGCTGCGAGCTTCCGGTGGTGCCGCAGGCCGAGGAGGTCGCCTGGCACGCGTTCCTCGACGACGGCGAGCTGGAGCGGCGGCTCGGTGAGTGGGCCTGGGTACCCGACGGCCTTGAGGCGTACCGCCGGCTGCGGGAGTTCCGGTCCGTCTGA
- a CDS encoding FAD-binding dehydrogenase: MAYDADVIVIGAGLAGLVATAELVDAGRSVILLDQEPEHSIGGQAHWSFGGLFLVDSPEQRRLRIKDSRELALQDWYGTAGFDREEEDRWPRRWAEAYVDFAAGEKRSWLHQQGLRIFPVVGWAERGGYDATGHGNSVPRFHITWGTGPGVVAPFERRVREGVAKGLVRLRFRHRVTGLARTAGALDTVTGEILEPSGAERGTASSREATGSFELKAQAVIVTSGGIGGNHDLVRAQWPKRLGIPPEKMLSGVPAHVDGLMLGIAEKAGAHHINSDRMWHYTEGIENWHPIWAKHGIRILPGPSSLWLDARGKRLPVPLFPGFDTLGTLEHIMGSGHGYTWFVLNQRIIGKEFALSGSEQNPDLTGKSVRDVIGRARADVPAPVKAFMDNGVDFVVEKDLPALVRGMNAVTGDGLIDAEELRREITARDREIANPFTKDLQVTAIHGARAYLGDRLIRTAKPHRILDPAAGPLIAVRLSILTRKSLGGLETDLSSRVLTPEGTPLPGLYAAGEAAGFGGGGVHGYRSLEGTFLGGCIFSGRAAGRAAAEAVAL; this comes from the coding sequence ATGGCGTACGACGCTGATGTGATCGTGATCGGGGCAGGACTCGCGGGGCTCGTGGCCACGGCCGAACTGGTCGACGCCGGACGCTCGGTGATCCTCCTCGACCAGGAGCCCGAGCACTCCATCGGCGGTCAGGCGCACTGGTCCTTCGGTGGTCTCTTCCTCGTCGACTCGCCCGAGCAGCGCCGGCTGCGCATCAAGGACAGCCGGGAGCTGGCCCTCCAGGACTGGTACGGCACGGCGGGCTTCGACCGGGAGGAGGAGGACCGCTGGCCGCGCAGGTGGGCCGAGGCGTACGTGGACTTCGCCGCCGGGGAGAAGCGGTCCTGGCTGCACCAGCAGGGGCTGCGGATCTTCCCGGTCGTCGGCTGGGCGGAGCGCGGCGGCTACGACGCCACCGGGCACGGCAACTCCGTACCCCGCTTCCACATCACCTGGGGCACCGGCCCCGGCGTCGTCGCCCCCTTCGAACGGCGGGTGCGTGAGGGCGTCGCCAAGGGGCTCGTCCGGCTGAGGTTCCGCCACCGGGTCACCGGCCTCGCCCGCACGGCCGGGGCGCTCGACACGGTCACCGGGGAGATCCTGGAGCCCAGCGGGGCCGAGCGCGGCACCGCGAGCAGCCGGGAGGCCACCGGCTCCTTCGAGCTGAAGGCCCAAGCGGTGATCGTCACCTCCGGCGGCATCGGCGGCAACCACGACCTGGTCCGCGCCCAGTGGCCGAAGCGCCTCGGCATCCCGCCGGAGAAGATGCTCTCCGGGGTCCCCGCCCATGTCGACGGGCTGATGCTCGGGATCGCCGAGAAGGCGGGCGCCCACCACATCAACAGCGACCGGATGTGGCACTACACCGAGGGCATCGAGAACTGGCACCCGATCTGGGCCAAGCACGGCATCCGAATCCTGCCCGGTCCCTCGTCCCTCTGGCTGGACGCACGCGGCAAGCGGCTGCCGGTCCCGCTCTTCCCCGGCTTCGACACGCTCGGCACGCTCGAACACATCATGGGCTCGGGCCACGGCTACACCTGGTTCGTCCTCAACCAGCGCATCATCGGCAAGGAGTTCGCGCTCTCCGGCTCCGAGCAGAACCCGGACCTGACCGGCAAGTCGGTCCGCGACGTGATCGGCCGGGCCCGCGCGGACGTGCCCGCACCGGTGAAGGCGTTCATGGACAACGGCGTGGACTTCGTCGTCGAGAAGGACCTCCCGGCCCTGGTCCGGGGCATGAACGCGGTGACCGGTGACGGCCTGATCGACGCCGAGGAGCTCCGCCGCGAGATCACCGCCCGCGACCGTGAGATCGCCAACCCGTTCACCAAGGACCTCCAGGTCACCGCGATCCACGGGGCCCGCGCCTACCTCGGCGACCGTCTCATCCGCACCGCGAAACCCCACCGCATCCTGGACCCGGCGGCGGGCCCGCTGATCGCCGTACGCCTGAGCATCCTGACCCGCAAGTCCCTGGGCGGTCTGGAGACGGACCTGTCCTCCCGCGTCCTGACCCCCGAGGGCACCCCGCTGCCCGGCCTGTACGCGGCGGGCGAGGCGGCTGGCTTCGGCGGTGGCGGTGTCCACGGCTACCGCTCCCTGGAGGGCACGTTCCTGGGCGGCTGCATCTTCTCGGGCAGGGCGGCGGGACGGGCCGCGGCGGAAGCGGTCGCCCTCTGA
- a CDS encoding phosphotransferase family protein: protein MSPVPPPGIDPEQLRGHLDRERPGLVSGPLEARLIEGGRSNLTYVVGDGTGRWVVRRPPLGHVLATAHDMKREHRVISALHPTAVPVPEPVLLCEDETVLGAPFYVMEYVEGTPYRTAEQLAPLGPERTRAAVLGLVDTLVDLHAVEPGAVGLGDFGRPDGFLDRQLRRWGKQLDASRNRDLAGIDELHASLGRALPSSPAPAVVHGDYRLDNVLLGSDDRIKAVLDWEMSTLGDPLTDLGLLVMYSSDLGLAGSPVSTTSGAAGHPAPAELIERYAARSGRDTSAIAWYTAFAWFKLAVILEGIHYRYTLGQTVGAGFDRIGDLVPVFIEHGLTTLQEG, encoded by the coding sequence ATGAGTCCCGTCCCCCCACCAGGCATCGACCCCGAGCAGCTGCGCGGACATCTCGACCGCGAGCGCCCCGGGCTGGTGAGCGGGCCCCTCGAAGCGCGGCTGATCGAGGGCGGCCGCTCGAACCTCACGTACGTCGTCGGCGACGGGACGGGCCGGTGGGTGGTGCGCAGGCCTCCGCTCGGGCACGTCCTGGCCACCGCGCACGACATGAAGCGCGAACACCGGGTGATCAGCGCCCTGCACCCCACCGCCGTCCCGGTGCCGGAGCCGGTGCTGCTCTGCGAGGACGAGACGGTGCTCGGTGCGCCGTTCTACGTCATGGAGTACGTGGAAGGCACCCCGTACCGCACCGCCGAGCAGCTCGCCCCGCTGGGCCCCGAGCGCACCCGGGCCGCGGTCCTCGGGCTCGTCGACACCCTGGTCGATCTGCACGCGGTGGAGCCGGGGGCCGTGGGGCTCGGTGACTTCGGACGGCCGGACGGCTTCCTGGACCGGCAGCTGCGGCGCTGGGGCAAGCAGCTGGACGCCTCCCGCAACCGTGACCTGGCGGGCATCGACGAGCTGCACGCCTCCCTCGGCCGCGCGCTGCCCTCCTCCCCCGCCCCCGCCGTCGTCCACGGCGACTACCGGCTGGACAACGTGCTGCTGGGCTCCGACGACCGGATCAAGGCCGTTCTGGACTGGGAGATGTCCACGCTGGGCGATCCGCTGACCGACCTCGGGCTGCTCGTGATGTACAGCTCCGATCTCGGTCTGGCCGGCTCCCCGGTCTCCACCACCAGCGGCGCGGCCGGGCACCCGGCCCCCGCCGAGCTGATCGAGCGCTACGCCGCCCGCTCGGGCCGGGACACCTCCGCCATCGCCTGGTACACGGCGTTCGCGTGGTTCAAGCTCGCCGTGATCCTGGAGGGCATCCACTACCGCTACACCCTCGGCCAGACCGTCGGCGCGGGCTTCGACCGGATCGGCGATCTCGTCCCCGTCTTCATCGAGCACGGCCTCACCACCCTCCAGGAAGGCTGA
- a CDS encoding APC family permease: MSTGSSFSSETGTTKVTTDTGGINTYKGEERALRANRLGTSGLLLSVVAASAPLMVVAGVMPTVFGVMGIVGQPLLYIILGIVLMLFGFGYAEMSRHVHNAGAFYAYIARGLGPTAGAGASLVALVAYSAMQVGIYGILGFEVSVIFATYLDIEVAWWIPALVSAAVVGVLGWLKIDLNAKVLGVLLVIECALVVIFDIAAVSKPGPEGLSLHAFNPETLTGVGLGTALCFCIAAFVGFEQAPVYAEETSRPQVVVSRVMFLAVGYAALFLAISSWALTVAAGPGSIAGSSLKEGPGLLFGLTEERLGSTFTDVLHILFVTGMFAALLSFHNVVARYAFAMGREGLLPARFGRTNRASGAPGTGSLLQSGVSVVIVLAFALTDDNPVGDPAVPVLRLFTWMGNVGALGVILLMAAASFAVIAFFVKRGAGRAQAPRLVASGLAGLALLSIAVFTVRDFDVLVGTGPGSALSWLLPGVIALALVGGLVYGTVLRSVKPEVHARIGLGNEAFRLEKAAESESADR, translated from the coding sequence ATGTCGACGGGCAGTTCGTTTTCCAGCGAGACCGGCACCACGAAGGTGACGACCGATACCGGCGGGATCAACACCTACAAGGGCGAGGAACGCGCCCTGCGCGCGAACCGGCTCGGCACCTCCGGCCTGCTCCTCTCGGTGGTCGCCGCCAGCGCCCCCCTGATGGTCGTCGCCGGGGTGATGCCCACGGTCTTCGGCGTGATGGGCATCGTCGGCCAGCCCCTCCTCTACATCATCCTCGGCATCGTCCTGATGCTGTTCGGCTTCGGCTACGCCGAGATGAGCCGGCACGTCCACAACGCGGGCGCGTTCTACGCCTACATCGCCCGCGGCCTCGGCCCGACCGCCGGCGCCGGCGCCTCGCTCGTGGCGCTGGTCGCGTACAGCGCGATGCAGGTCGGCATCTACGGCATCCTCGGCTTCGAGGTCTCCGTCATCTTCGCCACGTACCTCGATATCGAGGTGGCGTGGTGGATACCGGCCCTGGTCTCGGCGGCCGTCGTCGGCGTCCTCGGCTGGTTGAAGATCGACCTCAATGCCAAGGTGCTCGGTGTGCTGCTGGTCATCGAGTGCGCGCTCGTCGTGATCTTCGACATCGCCGCCGTGAGCAAGCCGGGCCCCGAGGGCCTGTCGCTGCACGCCTTCAACCCCGAGACCCTGACCGGCGTGGGTCTCGGCACCGCCCTGTGCTTCTGCATCGCCGCGTTCGTCGGCTTCGAGCAGGCCCCTGTGTACGCGGAGGAGACCAGCCGCCCGCAGGTCGTCGTGTCCCGGGTGATGTTCCTCGCCGTGGGCTACGCCGCGCTGTTCCTGGCGATCAGCTCCTGGGCGCTGACCGTTGCCGCCGGGCCGGGCTCCATCGCCGGCTCCTCCCTCAAGGAGGGCCCCGGCCTGCTGTTCGGGCTCACCGAGGAGCGGCTCGGCTCCACCTTCACCGACGTCCTGCACATCCTCTTCGTCACCGGGATGTTCGCGGCGCTCCTCAGCTTCCACAACGTCGTCGCCCGCTACGCGTTCGCGATGGGCCGCGAGGGTCTGCTGCCCGCCCGCTTCGGCCGTACCAACCGGGCGAGCGGCGCCCCCGGCACCGGCTCGCTGCTCCAGTCCGGTGTCTCCGTGGTGATCGTGCTGGCCTTCGCCCTCACCGACGACAACCCGGTCGGTGACCCCGCCGTCCCCGTCCTGCGGCTCTTCACCTGGATGGGCAACGTCGGGGCGCTCGGCGTGATCCTGCTGATGGCAGCGGCCTCCTTCGCCGTCATCGCCTTCTTCGTCAAGCGCGGCGCGGGCCGGGCCCAGGCCCCGCGCCTGGTCGCCTCCGGCCTCGCCGGACTCGCGCTCCTGTCGATCGCCGTCTTCACCGTCCGCGACTTCGACGTGCTGGTCGGCACCGGCCCCGGTTCCGCCCTCAGCTGGCTGCTGCCCGGGGTGATCGCCCTCGCGCTCGTGGGCGGTCTCGTGTACGGAACGGTCCTGCGTTCGGTCAAGCCCGAGGTGCACGCCCGTATCGGCCTCGGCAACGAGGCGTTCCGGCTGGAGAAGGCGGCCGAGAGCGAGTCCGCCGACCGCTGA
- a CDS encoding YidH family protein has translation MNKIAQSVRLWFAPQRVREEGNTPDYRFSLANERTFLAWIRTALALIGGGFAVDQFLPELAWGVRAGLALGLLAAGVMCALRAVNHWARCERAMRRGEDLPVSRFPTLLSLAVAVVAVAMVVVVLFGWEGR, from the coding sequence GTGAACAAGATCGCGCAGAGCGTACGGCTGTGGTTCGCGCCGCAGCGCGTCCGGGAGGAGGGGAACACCCCCGACTACCGGTTCTCGCTGGCCAACGAGCGGACGTTCCTCGCCTGGATCCGGACGGCTCTGGCCCTGATCGGCGGGGGTTTCGCCGTCGACCAGTTCCTGCCGGAGCTGGCGTGGGGCGTCCGGGCGGGCCTCGCGCTCGGGCTGCTGGCCGCCGGGGTGATGTGCGCGCTGCGGGCGGTCAACCACTGGGCGCGGTGCGAGCGGGCGATGCGCCGGGGCGAGGATCTGCCGGTCTCCCGCTTTCCGACGCTGCTGTCACTCGCGGTCGCCGTCGTCGCCGTGGCGATGGTGGTGGTGGTCCTCTTCGGCTGGGAGGGCCGGTGA
- a CDS encoding NADP-dependent oxidoreductase: protein MKAISYNAYGSADVLEYGERPDPKVGPDSVLVKVRAAAVNPVDWKAREGYLQGALEAVFPVIPGWDVSGVVVQPGVAVDEFAVGDEVIGYVREDFLSRGTFAEYVAAPVRTLARKPLSLGFEEAAGLPLAGLTAYQVLHRTLKVRDGDTVLVHAAAGGVGSLAVQIARHAGCRVIGTASPRNHDHLRSLGAEPVEYGEGLVDRLRELVPEGFDAAFDTVGGDALRASADTLAPGGRLASIADSEVFSYGGRYAFVRPDANDLAQVAELAEQGIVTVHVDRVFPLEQAAEAYRLNEEGRTRGKIVVTVDWDA from the coding sequence ATGAAGGCGATCAGCTACAACGCGTACGGCTCGGCCGACGTCCTGGAGTACGGCGAGCGGCCCGACCCCAAGGTCGGCCCCGACTCGGTCCTGGTGAAGGTACGGGCCGCCGCCGTCAACCCGGTCGACTGGAAGGCCCGCGAGGGCTACCTCCAGGGCGCCCTCGAAGCCGTCTTCCCGGTGATCCCCGGCTGGGACGTCTCCGGGGTCGTCGTGCAACCCGGCGTCGCCGTCGACGAGTTCGCGGTGGGCGACGAGGTCATCGGCTACGTACGCGAGGACTTCCTCTCGCGCGGCACGTTCGCCGAGTACGTTGCCGCCCCCGTGCGCACCCTCGCCCGCAAGCCGCTGAGCCTGGGCTTCGAGGAGGCCGCGGGCCTGCCGCTGGCCGGGCTGACCGCGTACCAGGTGCTGCACCGCACCCTGAAGGTCCGCGACGGCGACACCGTTCTGGTCCACGCGGCGGCGGGCGGCGTCGGATCGCTCGCCGTCCAGATCGCCCGGCACGCCGGCTGCCGGGTCATCGGCACCGCGAGCCCCCGCAACCACGACCATCTGCGCAGCCTCGGCGCGGAGCCGGTGGAGTACGGCGAGGGGCTCGTCGACCGGCTGCGGGAGCTGGTCCCCGAGGGCTTCGACGCCGCCTTCGACACGGTGGGCGGCGACGCGCTGCGCGCCTCCGCCGACACCCTCGCCCCCGGCGGGCGGCTCGCCTCCATCGCGGACAGCGAGGTCTTCTCCTACGGTGGCCGCTACGCCTTCGTCCGCCCCGACGCGAACGATCTGGCCCAGGTCGCGGAGCTGGCCGAACAGGGCATCGTCACCGTCCACGTGGACCGGGTGTTCCCGCTGGAGCAGGCCGCCGAGGCGTACCGGCTCAACGAGGAGGGGCGGACCCGGGGGAAGATCGTGGTGACGGTGGACTGGGACGCCTGA